In a single window of the Pseudochaenichthys georgianus chromosome 16, fPseGeo1.2, whole genome shotgun sequence genome:
- the cdh17 gene encoding cadherin-17, producing MTPMMHLWLLPLLLSIAFGKDLEEKKGPFENTQLDVAEGTPVPYAMHQFQVTHLGVNNFRLSGEGKEVIRISQDGWLYLEKPLDWSQEDHYMLMVEALADEEVVDGPIYVTINVVDVNNNAPYFNQSTYTAVVRENSPTGTPFARVFAFDRDDPETPNAHLSYSLVSQIPNNHQVPLFQVDPHTGEISTTEAGEKMLKAREGIHYGREEDRSIDALRTKFEDYCPVQNIPYEENPFFTCVEKAELRRRNVDPLEDPDFTLSVRVQDLGGASETALSGNAIMHIVVQQNLWVNPGPITIKEHLKESYPKVIAKVQSNEPNAIYTLVQKERELKFPFQITEDGEIHLTEELDREDKDMYILVVFAVDENEQQADPPMEIQVLVDDVNDNAPVCENMETEFEVQEDEPEGSLIGLLLAHDDDQAGTINSFLTYTILSQIPATSPNAFSIDAASGRIQALRPLQRKNHHVYNLNVRVNDPAYSTECKVVIKVIDVNNETPQFEKTNYGTQSLSEDIPVGHTVLSIKATDADDPGSGSSLIEFHITAGDDEGVFSVQTDGHGVGHVVVSKPLDFESSATYKLQIDARNTEPLMKGLEYGSESTTSITVSLTDVDEAPEFSQDILDVTVPENTTKGSVLLTVEAKDPEGKEIRFTLDGDSQGWLEIDAATGEIKTKGKLDRETLESFEVTVTAFEKENPEKSSERVLSVRLLDVNDNFPKLTEKQSFICVKNAKPVIIKAEDTDSAPFSQPFTFAFAHGKKSPNWELKSVDGSSAALTLRKSPSEDKTFVIPISIKDNAGLGVTQSFEVRVCNCTELGYCYMAPVERNLGYGMGPTIGILAGVLGFCLIVFVIVIKRINKGNKRNLNEDEEEKNPIN from the exons ATGACACCCATGATGCATCTGTGGTTGCTCCCACTCCTGTTGAGCATT GCCTTCGGGAAGGATCTGGAGGAAAAGAAGGGACCGTTTGAGAACACACAGCTGGATGTGGCAGAGGGGACACCAGTGCCATATGCCATGCATCAG TTTCAGGTGACCCATCTAGGTGTAAATAATTTCAGGCTGAGTGGAGAAGGTAAGGAAGTCATTAGGATTTCACAGGACGGGTGGCTGTACCTGGAGAAGCCTCTGGACTGGTCCCAAGAAGATCATTACATGCTCATG GTGGAGGCACTAGCAGATGAGGAAGTTGTGGATGGCCCAATTTATGTGACGATAAATGTTGTGGATGTGAACAACAATGCTCCTTACTTCAACCAGAGCACCTACACAGCTGTGGTCAGAGAAAACAGTCCAACAG GTACCCCATTTGCACGAGTGTTTGCATTTGATCGGGACGACCCAGAGACTCCAAACGCTCACCTGAGCTACAGCCTAGTCAGCCAGATCCCCAACAACCACCAAGTCCCTCTGTTCCAGGTGGACCCCCACACCGGAGAGATCTCCACCACAGAAGCAG GGGAAAAGATGCTTAAGGCTAGAGAAGGCATCCACTATGGCAGAGAAGAAGATCGCAGCATTGACGCTCTGAGGACGAAGTTTGAAGACTACTGCCCAGTGCAGAACATCCCCTATGAGGAAAACCCCTTCTTCACCTGTGTGGAGAAAGCAG AATTGAGGAGGAGGAACGTGGACCCCCTGGAGGACCCAGACTTCACCCTGTCAGTGCGCGTGCAGGACCTGGGAGGAGCGTCCGAGACGGCGCTGAGTGGAAACGCCATTATGCACATTGTTGTGCAGCAGAACCTTTGGGTCAATCCTGGCCCGATAACTATTAAAGAGCACTTGAAGGAGTCTTACCCTAAGGTCATCGCAAAG GTCCAGTCCAATGAGCCCAATGCCATCTACACGTTAGTCCAGAAGGAGCGAGAGCTGAAATTCCCCTTCCAGATCACAGAAGATGGAGAAATACATCTGACAGAGGAGTTGGATAGAGAAGACAAGGACATG TACATCCTGGTGGTGTTCGCAGTGGATGAGAACGAGCAACAGGCGGATCCACCCATGGAGATTCAAGTGTTGGTGGACGATGTGAACGACAACGCACCCGTGTGTGAAAATATGGAGACTGAGTTTGAGGTGCAGGAGGACGAGCCTGAAG GCAGCCTGATTGGACTGCTGTTGGCTCACGATGACGATCAGGCCGGGACAATAAACTCTTTCCTCACTTACACCATCCTATCCCAGATTCCAGCCACCTCCCCCAACGCCTTCTCCATCGACGCTGCTTCCGGAAGAATCCAGGCACTGCGCCCTCTGCAGCGAAAAAACCACCATGTGTATAACCTCAACGTCAGAGTCAACGACCCAG CTTACAGCACAGAATGTAAGGTCGTCATCAAGGTCATTGATGTCAACAACGAGACGCCTCAGTTTGAGAAGACCAAT TACGGCACTCAGTCTCTGTCTGAGGACATTCCTGTGGGACACACCGTGCTGTCCATCAAAGCGACCGACGCCGATGACCCCGGCAGCGGCAGCTCGCTCATCGAGTTCCACATCACAGCTGGAGATGATGAAGGTGTCTTCAGTGTGCAGACCGACGGCCACGGCGTTGGTCATGTGGTCGTATCTAAG CCTCTGGACTTCGAGTCCTCCGCCACCTACAAGCTCCAGATTGATGCTCGTAACACGGAGCCGCTGATGAAGGGTCTGGAGTACGGCAGCGAATCCACAACCTCCATCACTGTGTCCCTCACTGACGTGGACGAGGCTCCAGAGTTCAGTCAGGACATCCTGGATGTGACGGTGCCCGAAAACACCACCAAGGGATCGGTGCTGCTCACTGTGGAGGCTAAAGATCCAGAGGGCAAAGAGATCCG ATTCACGTTGGACGGTGACTCTCAGGGATGGCTGGAGATCGATGCTGCCACAGGAGAGATCAAGACCAAAGGAAAGctggacagagaaaccctggagTCTTTTGAAGTCACTGTCACTGCATTTGAGAAGG AGAACCCAGAAAAGTCTTCTGAGCGTGTGTTGTCTGTGAGGCTACTGGATGTCAACGACAACTTCCCCAAACTGACGGAGAAGCAGTCCTTCATCTGTGTGAAGAACGCCAAGCCTGTCATCATCAAGGCCGAGGACACAGACAGCGCTCCCTTCTCCCAGCCGTTCACCTTCGCTTTCGCCCACGGCAAGAAATCTCCCAACTGGGAACTGAAAAGCGTCGACG GTTCATCAGCCGCACTGACTCTGAGGAAATCTCCGAGTGAAGATAAAACCTTTGTAATTCCCATTAGCATTAAAGACAATGCAGGcctgggagtcacacagtcgTTTGAAG
- the gem gene encoding GTP-binding protein GEM isoform X1 has translation MLSSVRRHSLRLQTELHRWSICDPGSQQLTDSLLARVPACISRSKSCTNSAGESDGSRLSWSSSDSFISTDSAGESAEPGGPYRVVLLGASGVGKTAFANIFAGAADSMDSDDCELCGEEVCEKEIEVDGEPATLTLLDTWDAETDNKCAQEPCMQTGDAYLLLYSVTDRASFLRASELRISLRCVRPAQHTPIILVGNKCDLVRRREVSVSEGRACAAVFDCKFIETSAAMQHNVWEAFHGMVRQLRLRRESKEANRHRRHINCNAHRESLPKKAKRFLDKVVAKNNPSVALWLKSKSCHDLSVL, from the exons ATGCTGTCCAGTGTGCGCCGCCACAGCCTCCGCCTGCAGACCGAGCTGCACCGCTGGAGCATCTGCGACCCGGGCAGCCAGCAGCTCACCGACAGCCTCCTGGCCCGGGTCCCCGCCTGCATCTCCCGCTCCAAGTCCTGCACCAACTCCGCCGGGGAGTCGGACGGGAGCCGCCTGAGCTGGTCGTCCTCAGACTCGTTCATCTCCACCGACTCCGCCGGGGAGTCTGCGGAGCCCGGCGGCCCGTACCGGGTGGTGCTGTTGGGGGCCAGCGGGGTCGGAAAGACGGCCTTCGCCAACATCTTCGCCGGAGCAGCGGACAGCATGGACAGCGATGACTGCGAGCTGTGTGGAG AAGAGGTGTGTGAGAAGGAAATTGAGGTAGATGGAGAGCCTGCAACTCTGACTCTTCTTGACACATGGGATGCAGAG ACTGACAACAAATGTGCTCAGGAGCCCTGCATGCAGACAGGTGATGCCTACCTGCTGCTGTACTCTGTGACTGACCGGGCCTCGTTCCTGCGAGCCTCTGAGCTCAGGATCAGCCTGCGGTGCGTCCGTCCTGCACAACACACACCCATCATCCTGGTGGGGAACAAATGTGACCTGGTGCGACGCAGAGAGGTGTCTGTCAGTG AGGGTCGTGCCTGCGCTGCTGTCTTTGACTGCAAGTTTATTGAAACGTCAGCCGCCATGCAGCACAACGTTTGGGAGGCTTTTCACGGCATGGTGCGACAGCTGCGTCTACGCCGAGAATCCAAGGAAGCCAACAGGCACCGCAGGCACATAAACTGTaacgcacacagagagagccTCCCTAAGAAGGCAAAACGCTTCCTAGACAAGGTGGTGGCAAAGAACAATCCCAGTGTGGCGTTATGGCTCAAGTCTAAGTCCTGCCATGATCTCTCTGTGCTGTAG
- the gem gene encoding GTP-binding protein GEM isoform X2 — MLSSVRRHSLRLQTELHRWSICDPGSQQLTDSLLARVPACISRSKSCTNSAGESDGSRLSWSSSDSFISTDSAGESAEPGGPYRVVLLGASGVGKTAFANIFAGAADSMDSDDCELCGEVCEKEIEVDGEPATLTLLDTWDAETDNKCAQEPCMQTGDAYLLLYSVTDRASFLRASELRISLRCVRPAQHTPIILVGNKCDLVRRREVSVSEGRACAAVFDCKFIETSAAMQHNVWEAFHGMVRQLRLRRESKEANRHRRHINCNAHRESLPKKAKRFLDKVVAKNNPSVALWLKSKSCHDLSVL, encoded by the exons ATGCTGTCCAGTGTGCGCCGCCACAGCCTCCGCCTGCAGACCGAGCTGCACCGCTGGAGCATCTGCGACCCGGGCAGCCAGCAGCTCACCGACAGCCTCCTGGCCCGGGTCCCCGCCTGCATCTCCCGCTCCAAGTCCTGCACCAACTCCGCCGGGGAGTCGGACGGGAGCCGCCTGAGCTGGTCGTCCTCAGACTCGTTCATCTCCACCGACTCCGCCGGGGAGTCTGCGGAGCCCGGCGGCCCGTACCGGGTGGTGCTGTTGGGGGCCAGCGGGGTCGGAAAGACGGCCTTCGCCAACATCTTCGCCGGAGCAGCGGACAGCATGGACAGCGATGACTGCGAGCTGTGTGGAG AGGTGTGTGAGAAGGAAATTGAGGTAGATGGAGAGCCTGCAACTCTGACTCTTCTTGACACATGGGATGCAGAG ACTGACAACAAATGTGCTCAGGAGCCCTGCATGCAGACAGGTGATGCCTACCTGCTGCTGTACTCTGTGACTGACCGGGCCTCGTTCCTGCGAGCCTCTGAGCTCAGGATCAGCCTGCGGTGCGTCCGTCCTGCACAACACACACCCATCATCCTGGTGGGGAACAAATGTGACCTGGTGCGACGCAGAGAGGTGTCTGTCAGTG AGGGTCGTGCCTGCGCTGCTGTCTTTGACTGCAAGTTTATTGAAACGTCAGCCGCCATGCAGCACAACGTTTGGGAGGCTTTTCACGGCATGGTGCGACAGCTGCGTCTACGCCGAGAATCCAAGGAAGCCAACAGGCACCGCAGGCACATAAACTGTaacgcacacagagagagccTCCCTAAGAAGGCAAAACGCTTCCTAGACAAGGTGGTGGCAAAGAACAATCCCAGTGTGGCGTTATGGCTCAAGTCTAAGTCCTGCCATGATCTCTCTGTGCTGTAG